Genomic segment of Panicum virgatum strain AP13 chromosome 2K, P.virgatum_v5, whole genome shotgun sequence:
AGATGATATCCCAAGCTCTCAACTAAACTAATCGGGTCAAGAACTGAGAATATCAGTTAGAGGGTGCAATCGCATCCATTTACAGGGTGCTTGGTTTGAGAAGCCTCCTAATTCTAGGATTGGTTGTGTCAACACGGGACCATGTCATCATCATTTTTGCTGGGTCACACTAGTCAGCAATTTTTAGCCTTGTGCTTGTGAGGGACAAGGTGGGAGGCGGGCAAATAAGTTGGTAAGTTTCAGGGTTATGATCAAATAGTGCATTCACAATCTGGTTCCTCAAACCATCAGTCTGTTAGATTCTCCACTGCTTGTGAAAAGACCTAATTTAAGTATCATTCTGATGTTCCAAAATTACAAGTGGTGAGATGCCTGATTATTCACAGTTACTTGTAAAAAGTGAAACTGTATTTTCAGCTGGTAATTCCCCTTTTTCATGTTTTTAGTCATGCATCAAATTGCACTGCCTGAGCTGATAAGGAGTAGATTGATAAAATTATTTGCAATCTATTTCTTAAGGTAACTCTTGTGCCAAGAATTACCACAAAGAATTTTTCTGCTCAAATATAAATACGTATCATTATCTctcaggattttttttttctgatagaACGTAAAGCAAACAGAGCACGTCTCTCAACAACTTCCAGAACTTATGTACTTTAGGATTGTATTTTCTTACTTGTAAAGAGCAGCAAGGCGTATTAGCTCACTGTAATGCAACGGGTAATATTTTGTCTGCCTCCATTCATACCACACTGATGCAAACTCATGAGTTGAAGTGCTTTCCAAAAGCTCGTCAAGATTCGGCACTGCAACAGAAACTTTATATCTGCACGAGAAATAAACTCTATGAATAGCAACCCATATGTAGACTAGGTGTGGCTAAAACAATTATAACTTAAAGTGGTTACATGCAAGGCTCATAGCATTAGTGGGTCATGCAAAGTACATACGAGTCACAATGTCTAACATGTAATGTTTTAAGAGTTCAGATGTAATTCTAAGCAGTATAGTTAGTTTAATTATATAATTAAGTGAGGTTCAAATGAAATACACAGTTTGGCCCCTGCAGTAAGTAGATAGTAACAAGACAGATCCGTAAATGTTCCTACAAATGACTGCCAATAACTTGCCATTAAGCTAGCAGTgaaccattttcttttcctgaaAAATACTAGATGCTACTATGCTAGTGCCTCCAAGCTGCTCAGCAGGCAAGACGGCGATTAGGAGGTAGACAGGAGCTTGGGATGGTGGCATACAATCACAATGTAGGATAGTGACAGTAACTTAAGGTACCTCTAATGACAGAAGTTATTATTTACATTACATTAGCTCACACATGACAATCAATGTCCATATAGAACTATACACAAGATACACTTTATGATCCGCATCCATTAGATTGGATATTAAAATGAAccaatcagaaaaaaaaagtgtaaACCAGATGGAGATTTTAAAAGTTGGGTGGCCAACAGAAAAGGTTAATCAAGTATCTAGGGCATCATTTGCATGATTTGAGAAATGATTACTTAAACTAGATCATGTCATCAGGAAAAGATGTGTGTCACAAGCCCAACTATAAGATGTGACTTCACTTGTCCACGAGAATTGAGAACAATTGATAATTAACAAACAGTATCCTATATTTTTCTCATTGTGCTGCAATATAATTACAGCATATAAACTGAACGGGATACATGAACAACATGTAAATCTGATATAAATCTAGAGTTGATAACAATCATGTTTTTTCTCATAGTGCAAATGTGCAACATGTGCATTCAATATCGTAGAATAACTAAACTGATTTTGATCCTTAAATACTATGTAGATCTTATATAATACAATACCAATCCAGAATTGCTAACAAAGATATTTCATGTTTTCGGTTGGAATTATGCAATTTCTTTTGTTCATGGTCTATATTCTAGAGTTAGGCTGTTAGCTACTAAAATTAACTACTTCAATTAATTGTATTCTAGAGCTATGGAGGCTAGAGTTGTGTACCAACAGAACATACCCTTCCTTCACAAATTCCTGGAAGGATTCTAGCTCCAGCGTCTCTGATAGCATGACTACGCAGGCATCTGGGTGCTGAGTGAGCAGGCTCTCCAATCCACGCTGGTGTCGGACACCATAAGCCCACTGCGGGCTGTTCCACACCATGAACACCCTCATGGAGCACTTCCCAAGCTCGAAGAATCTCTCCATGAACTCTGAGAACCCCAAATGGGGATCAATCCCCGGGAAATATCCCCAACTCCTTCCCTTCTGTTGCTTCACCTTCACAGCTGCTCCCATGCCCTGCTCGTTTTCGTAAGATAGGAGCCTACGCTGCTCAAAATTCTTGGACGCAGGTTTGTCGAGCTCAGCTAGCAGCATCCGCTGCACCATGCGGTCGCCACGGGTGAGAGAGGTGAGGCCGGGGCTATCGGGGTCCTGGAGCAGCGGGTGATTGCGCGGATTGAGTGACTCCAGGTTGGAGCGGAGCATGCGATCGCGCCGGAGGTAGTCGGCCTTACCCTCGAGCCACCGCGCCCACCCGGCCCGGAGCCGCGTCTCGGCGCCCTTGGCGGAGGCGGGCTTCAGGAGTAGGGCGTCCTCGATGCCGGCGATGGACGAGATCTCCACCCGCAGTTCCAGATCCACCAGCTCGTCGTCCGATCCAAAGGCAGCGGCTGCGATCCGGCGCGGGGAGTCGAGGCGGGGGAGTCCAGAGGATAGGtattcgccggcggcggggaggcggaacggcaggcgggcggcgccagcgacgtGGTCCCAGACGAGGGACGTGGAGGCCGCCGCGGAGGCGGTGGCGTCGTCGGCCGCGTCGGCGCCCGCGGCGTCCTCGTCCAGCACGTCGAGCTCGTCGATGCGGTCGTCGTCGGGGTTGGtgccggcgcccccgccgccgtcggtggCGGTGGTCGTGGTGGTGACGGTGAGCAGTGggtcgagcgcggcggccacgtcctcgtcgacgtcttcgtcggcgaggagggcggcggaggagttggcgtcggcggcggagtGGGAGCGGGAGGTTGGGAAGTTGGAGGACGATGACGAGGAGAGGCGCGAGTGGAGGACGGCGAGggagaggagcaggaggagcgcggcgacggcggcgcagagctgcgGGCCcagcccggagcgccgccgcgccgggtgGGAGTGCGTGCGCGGCAGCATGACGGCACGAGGGGAGGCCGGTGCGGTGCGCTGCGAGGTGCGACGCCGCTTTCCCTCCGTCCCCCGCACCAGCAGCCGCGCGTCGGAGGATTTCTTCGTGTTTAAACCACGCCGACGCTTTGCCTGGTAGCTGTTCGCGCGGCGTCACCAACCAACTTCACCAACCCTCCCCGACGCTCCGTCAGGAAGCTGACCTGCGACTTGTGACCTGTGACTCTGTGAGTTCGTGACTAGCCAACCTTGAGCCCCAACTGAACACTGAACTTGGTTCGGTCAGGGGTCACTTGCTCGCCATCGTTGGGCAACAAACTGGTTCTAACGCTCGAGCTAGATTTCAGAAGTTTCAGAAAACAGAGGAGCCTGAAGGTCACAGGTTCGGAAGTTCAGAGAATCTGACAAGTAAAGGCTACAAGTTCAGAAGTCCTAGACAAATCAACACTGTCTTCCCGTCACCCTAGTCATCTGATCAATACAAACATCAATCATTCAATCTCCATCACCTTCGATCTTTGGCCACCCGTTTTCGGCTTGCGACTTGACAAACGAAGCTAGGAGCTTGATGTCATCCTCAGATAGCCGGGGGCCGAAGGTGCACTGTCCTCTTGGGGTGCATTTCTCTCCAAAGCCCTAACAGAAAACAAACATGCAACTATTAcagtacattttttttctttttctccaaaaCAAGTAGCTACACTTTAGTAACTGAAGAACACAAAGATGGTCACTTCAGGAGGTTGAACTCACCGGCATCCTCCCCTTCCCGTAGTATGTGATGCTATACAGTTCCTCCTCTGTGGCGACTCCATTCCTGCAGGTTTGCCTCCGTTGCGTCAGTAGAGTGAGCAGTGAGAACACGCACATTCTTCAGTTTGCATATGACAGTTACCTCTCGAGATCCTTCAGGAAAAGAGTGGCTCCCTGGCATGATCAACCAGCGTGTTAAGAACAAACGATGATCAAAACATATAATGGATCTGTCCTCCACACAAGGATTTCGGCGCAGCAACTCACTGGCTGTAGGATGTTTCCCCCCATGTCGTGGCATCCGATGCAAGCCTTCCGGAACAACGCCGCGCCTTCTGAAACTGGTTGGGCAAATGCTGTCGAATTGGGGAAAATTGAAGGAAAAACGCGCCGTCAGCCTGAATTCCAACTACTACGAACATCCTATATAATACTATGCATTATCCTAGATTCAGTTTTCTTTCTGCTCCTTGATTAGGAGAGCAAGTTTCAGTACGGGACAGTTTTGCTGGTATGCCTGCAGAGTCAGTACTTGCGTTCTTCAGCTAATTCCATAGAAATTACGTTAACAATCAAACCTCAAATGCCAGAACAGCGTATTAGGGTGTCCAAATTACAATAAGCCATCAGTAGCAGCAACGATTTCCCATGTAAACGACGCAATGCAGCTGACACGGGCGACAATAACAACTTGAAGGTCTGCGCATCGCACAGCAATCAACAAGCAAGGACTGAACAAACCTGGAGAGGTACCAGCAGGTAGTCCAGGGGCGAACCTGCAAGGAGGAGCGCCGCAGCCAAAAGTGGCGCGGCCGCGCGCTCTGCCACGGCTGCAGCGACGGCGGAATGGCGCGCCTGCTTCAGACTGGCGCAGCAGTACGCCGACGCTGCCCTCGCCCGAGGAACGGAGGAAGAAGCCGAGCAGGCGGAGTGAGACGGCAGCGGGGGCCGCGCGGCCGAAGGAAGCCCGTACATCGCGCGTGGCGCGGGCCCGGCGTCCTTCGCCGTCGGCGTCGCAGCGGACGAGGAAGACGACGCTGCCGAGTGCCGATGGGTAAAGGTTGGCTCAAGTGGACGCCACGTGGTCTTTAGGATCTGCAGGTGTGAACTGTGTGAGTTGGGCCATACGTCTACCACGTTTCGGCCTAAATGGCCCGGCTTCATCAAGTCCTGGGCCCATAATTGGCCGAGGTCCAAAACGAATTAAACCTCCAGATCCAGATTTGCACAATGAACATCTTCATAAGTCATCAAAACAAAGACACCATTGTACGTCCTGACTTCAATAGAAGCTCTCACAGAGGGATTGtaccaaaccaaaaaaaaacaaagaaattgAATTTGAATGACAGGTCTGCCACAGTTCATGAACAAAGTGCAAACTAACATGTGAAATCAGACTATTGATCATGATCACGGCCTCGAGCAAAATAGAGTAGGCATCATAATGCTAGTACACAAAGGCGCAACAGGATTGAGAATCAAGCAAAAACTATGAATTGGCATAAACAAGGATCTTATACATCGCCATCATCCAACAACACGTGACAATACAAAAAGGAAGTATGATTGGTTAAATATCCACATGTCAATTAGACAATCACATCATACCAAGACATGTTGACATATATGATACATGTGGTGATAGACTCATAGTCTTTAATCAGCAGATTAAAAAATATAGGCTTGTATAGAATTTGAATTCTGCAAAATGAATCATACACAGCCTAAACAAGTCTAATGTGAATTGCATTAGTTCGATTAccttatactccctccgtttcaaaatgtaggtcgttttgagtTTTTTAGATTCGtagtgtttgctatgcatctagatataatatATGTCTAGATTCATagtaaaatatatgaatctagaaatgtcaaaacgacctatattttggaacggagggagtatagtaTAGCAATAGGAAACTCATCCATTCATCACGCTACTACCGTGTTTGTTGTTTGTGTTTACTGAACAGCTGATGTACTTGCTTCAGACTTCTTCACAGCTAATCAACAGTTCACAGTGATGTTGAGCCCTGTTATGACACTAAAAATGAAGCCTGTGCTACAAGCCGCAACCAACCTGCCACCATGTCAGGGACACTGAACATAGCTAATGCTTATATAGAACATACGACTCCAAATTACAGGTAAGAATAATGCTATCATGCTAGTACATGAACAGCTAATGCAAATGCAAGTATGCAACATCCCCTTTTCCTCTGTCACAGAACTGCCCTTTCAGCAGTCTTAAGTAACAAAATTAACACCCCTTCTCCATCTCTCAACAGTTTTAATCACGGCCTCATTTTCTTGTCATTGAAGAATATCGAAAACCACACAATGAATCCCAAACAATTCATGTGCAAACATCTGAATAAACATGATATTGCGTATACTAATTAATACGGACTACAGCATTGTGCAAACTTTGCTTGAAGTTGCTTTACACTGTTCTGAATCCATGCAAGCAAATTGCAATTCATGGCCTCTTTCCAAGAATACAACTGGATACTCAAGATCATACCATGAAAGCCATGCAGATGCCAAAATACATGCATCTTTTTAGAGTCCAATCCAGCTGCATCTCTAATGTTGCATTCAGAGTAATCTTTATACAGTTTTGTATACATAATTGGTTGGGGCTCCAATGTTCCATGACAATATTACATTCTACAAGTGAACTACATATAGAAAAAACGTGTTTGATCATCAAGGGGAATCGCTGTACGCCTTTACCGGATGAGATTGCCCAAATAGATCAGGGCTCCTGATGTGCCTCGAGGCAGATGGAGAGGTCGATCCGCGCGCGCTGGCACTGCGTGCGCCTGAGCTCGGTGCCGGCACTGCCGCAGAGGGTGCGGACGGCCTCGATCTCGTCGGGGCAGCACGCGGTCACGACGCACTCCGCCAGCGCCCGGCTGAGGTGCCGGCACAGCGCCTCTGGCTGCAGCGgcccgcgggcggcgcggcggcggcactcggCGAGCGCCCGCTGCGTCGAGGCGCAAGGCCCCGGGACGGGCAGCGCCGTCGAGGCGTCTGGGTCGGACTCGCGGTCTCGTCGTCCCCCGCAGCTGCCGCCGGTCATGGAGTTCGGTGGGAAAATCGGCGGCGCTGTTCGGTCCCGGCGTGATCTCTTTTCCTCTGGACTCTTGAGAATTCGACAGCGATCTCCAGTAAAGTTTGTCAGAGGCCCGATAAAACGATGGGATCGGCCCACGAACATTTCTAATAAGGCCCAGTTAACGATGGATCGGCCCATGACGAACGAGTTGTCCTTGTACCAGCAGCTGGTTCGGGTTGGGCCCAAGTCCAAATCCAAGTATGGTGACATCTCTTTTTCAGAGAACAGCATGCAGATGTGGCAAACGACAAATTTCTCCGGTGTATGTGGTCACTTTCTTGCTATCGATTAGCCTCTGACGTTACCTTATTTGAGCTGTGGTCAAATCACAGTCCACACTCAAATGTAGCTCCAATACTTATCCCCAAAACATGTGGTTCATCTCTGCTGGCATTATCCTGTTAGTTTTTGTTTTTGCCCGCCGTGCAAGTACCTCCATGCTACTACATAACACAACGACGCCGTCGATCTCACGGCCGTAGCAGCATttgctgaaaaaaaaattcttgtaCCCATCAAAAGAAACCATATACCGGGTGTTGCATCTACATCACCTGACACGTGACACTACCCTTACCGCGCTGAGACGTCCACCAGGCAACATGATTTGGTGTCAGCCACAGCACGGGGATGACCGGCTCAGGGCTCAGGCAGTCAGTCTGAGCTCGGGCaagtaaaaaaaaacaacaaaatcCTCCTTGCAGCCAGCAACTCTTGCTGCTTGCACGAGATGGGCAGCGGCACACCCGCGCCGTGCACTGTGGCGCGTCCCGTCGATGCGCGGCGCCGGCACAGCCTGTGCCTAACCAGAAACGTCAAACGTCCCACCGAGAGGCACTGGTATCCGAGGGGAGCTTTTGTCCGGCGCCCCGTCTCGCCCGCCGGTCGCCCCCCGTCGAATGATCACAGGCTTTACCAATCAATCCCGGCCGGACCCGAGCAAACCAACCCCCGTCGGCACCGCCGGCCGCACACGCACGCACACCCCGGCGGCCCGGCCCCCGTGATTTTCTTTAGAAAACCCCACTCCTCTCCCGTCCCCGGATGGAAATGGAGACGACCGGTCGCCTTGTCGCGGCCCGAGACCTTTGATTCCCCCTGCCTGGCCGCGCCAGCAACTGCCTGCAACCAGACAAGCAGACGGCCGCCCTGGCGCCCCCTTCCTTCCACGCTCGCGCTCGGCGCTCCCCACTCCCCAGTCACCAATGCGATCAGTGAGCCGTCCCCTCTCGGCTCTCGCTTGCCTCGCCACGGGTGACAACTGGCAGAGTGAGTCACTCGGCGGCCTTGCCCCGGAACGAATTATTGGCCGACGGCGCGATGCTCCAGGGCGTGTTGTCCCGCGCGCCCGCCACCGACTCGCCAGCAGCGGCAGCGATGAAGGCCAAGCGGGCGCCGGCGTCCCCCGACGATGAGGATGACGGGGAGGGCCGCCCGGCGCCGGGGAAGCGGCAGCAGCTGCTTGGGctcggctccgccgccgcggcggcggcggacgaggagGGCCCGGAGACGCGGGGTCTTCGGCTGCTAAGCCTCCTGCTCCGGTGCGCGGAGGCGGTGGCCATGGACCAGCTGACGGAGGCGCGGGAGCTGCTTCCCGAGATCGCCGAGCTGGCGTCGCCGTTCGGGTCCTCCCCGGAGCGCGTGGCGGCCTACTTCGGCGACGCGCTGTGCGCGCGCGTGCTCAGCTCCTACCTGGGCGCCTACTCGCCGCTCGCGCTCCGCCCGCTGGCGGCCGCGCAGAGCCGTCGCGTCGCGGGCGCGTTCCAGGCGTACAACGCGCTGTCGCCGCTCGTCAAGTTCTCGCACTTCACCGCCAACCAGGCCATCCTGCAGGCGCTCCACGGCGAGGACCGCCTCCACGTGGTCGACCTCGACATCATGCAGGGCCTGCAGTGGCCGGGCCTCTTCCACATCCTCGCCTCCCGCCCGCGCAAGCCGCGCTCGCTCCGGATCACCGGGCTCGGCGCCTCGCTCGACGTCCTCGAGGCCacgggccgccgcctcgccgactTCGCGGCCTCGCTCGGCCTGCCCTTCGAGTTCCACCCCATCGAGGGGAAGATCGGGCACGTCGCGGACGCCGCGGCGCTGCTCGGcccgcgccaccaccaccaccaccaccgccaccacgagGCCACCGTCGTGCACTGGATGCACCACTGCCTCTACGACGTGACGGGGTCGGACCTGGGCACGGTGCGGCTGCTCAGGAGCCTGCGCCCGAAGCTCATCACCATCGTGGAGCAGGACCTGGGCCACAGCGGCGACTTCCTCGGCCGGTTCGTGGAGGCGCTGCACTACTACTCGGCGCTGTTCGACGCGCtgggcgacggcgccggcgccggcgcggcggcggaggagtccGCCGAGCGCCACGCCGTGGAGCGGCAGCTGCTGGGCGCGGAGATACGGAACATCGTGGCCGTGGGCGGACCCAAGCGGACCGGGGAGGTGCGCGTGGAGCGGTGGGGCGACGAGCTGCGGCGCGCCGGGT
This window contains:
- the LOC120691921 gene encoding uncharacterized protein At4g19900-like, translating into MLPRTHSHPARRRSGLGPQLCAAVAALLLLLSLAVLHSRLSSSSSSNFPTSRSHSAADANSSAALLADEDVDEDVAAALDPLLTVTTTTTATDGGGGAGTNPDDDRIDELDVLDEDAAGADAADDATASAAASTSLVWDHVAGAARLPFRLPAAGEYLSSGLPRLDSPRRIAAAAFGSDDELVDLELRVEISSIAGIEDALLLKPASAKGAETRLRAGWARWLEGKADYLRRDRMLRSNLESLNPRNHPLLQDPDSPGLTSLTRGDRMVQRMLLAELDKPASKNFEQRRLLSYENEQGMGAAVKVKQQKGRSWGYFPGIDPHLGFSEFMERFFELGKCSMRVFMVWNSPQWAYGVRHQRGLESLLTQHPDACVVMLSETLELESFQEFVKEGYKVSVAVPNLDELLESTSTHEFASVWYEWRQTKYYPLHYSELIRLAALYKYGGIYLDSDIIVLKPLTSLRNTIGATNHVPGSSSYSGAVLAFEKQSPLLEECLKEFYSTYDDTHLQWNGAGLMTRVISNLSSKADENMWHLYTKLEPSATFYPISSTDIMRYFLQPDNMVEKAHHDAIFSRIVNDSTTFHFWNGITSTLVPESNSLVERILNRYCLHCLDVL
- the LOC120691947 gene encoding cytochrome c6, chloroplastic-like; this translates as MYGLPSAARPPLPSHSACSASSSVPRARAASAYCCASLKQARHSAVAAAVAERAAAPLLAAALLLAAFAQPVSEGAALFRKACIGCHDMGGNILQPGATLFLKDLERNGVATEEELYSITYYGKGRMPGFGEKCTPRGQCTFGPRLSEDDIKLLASFVKSQAENGWPKIEGDGD
- the LOC120691938 gene encoding scarecrow-like protein 23, encoding MLQGVLSRAPATDSPAAAAMKAKRAPASPDDEDDGEGRPAPGKRQQLLGLGSAAAAAADEEGPETRGLRLLSLLLRCAEAVAMDQLTEARELLPEIAELASPFGSSPERVAAYFGDALCARVLSSYLGAYSPLALRPLAAAQSRRVAGAFQAYNALSPLVKFSHFTANQAILQALHGEDRLHVVDLDIMQGLQWPGLFHILASRPRKPRSLRITGLGASLDVLEATGRRLADFAASLGLPFEFHPIEGKIGHVADAAALLGPRHHHHHHRHHEATVVHWMHHCLYDVTGSDLGTVRLLRSLRPKLITIVEQDLGHSGDFLGRFVEALHYYSALFDALGDGAGAGAAAEESAERHAVERQLLGAEIRNIVAVGGPKRTGEVRVERWGDELRRAGFRPVSLAGSPATQARLLLGMYSWKGYTLVEEDACLKLGWKDLSLLTASAWEPADAAAAPTPRRGSQET